Proteins encoded by one window of Thalassoroseus pseudoceratinae:
- a CDS encoding RNA polymerase sigma factor, producing the protein MNRNGNTSAWIQSALDQYESRLIGYARRMTGSNEAAYDVVQNTFLKLCRQTPADVHQNLGGWLFTVCRNEALNHIRRENRMTTSAEVSLRTAQDATPMPGTKIEQDETAQQLLDCLHALPVNQQEVVRLKFHSGLSYREIGQVTGLSVSNVGFLIHQALTTLRKQLSSHR; encoded by the coding sequence ATGAATCGGAACGGCAACACCTCCGCTTGGATCCAGTCGGCACTCGATCAGTACGAGAGTCGATTGATCGGCTACGCACGTCGCATGACCGGTTCGAACGAAGCCGCCTACGACGTCGTGCAGAATACGTTTTTGAAGCTCTGTCGCCAAACCCCCGCCGACGTGCATCAGAATCTCGGCGGTTGGCTGTTCACCGTTTGTCGGAACGAGGCCCTTAACCACATTCGCCGGGAGAATCGCATGACCACGTCGGCTGAAGTCTCGCTAAGAACGGCCCAAGACGCCACCCCCATGCCAGGCACAAAAATCGAACAGGACGAGACCGCTCAACAGTTGCTGGATTGCTTGCACGCGTTGCCGGTGAACCAACAAGAGGTCGTGCGGCTGAAGTTTCACTCGGGGCTTAGCTATCGCGAGATCGGTCAAGTCACCGGCTTGAGCGTCTCCAACGTCGGTTTCTTGATTCATCAAGCACTGACAACCCTCCGCAAACAACTCAGTTCCCATCGCTGA
- a CDS encoding nucleoside 2-deoxyribosyltransferase, producing the protein MSASQIDRSQYRVYCAGPLFNQSERDEMQKIADCLCDAGFSVFLPHRDGMEFRLVVEVLTERGFEPAQAALFLHAAIFSLDVYQLSTECDAMVWNLNGRTPDEGAVSEAALAWSLGKPLVAYTDDVRSLIAGRFNPLLVGLVDFVTHDCITDLPDKLTHACAESAGSLRGTRSLSPKMQQTIADGRCLWQAMQSADASGDNELIADCVAELFAPDGIEPNGRSEVSR; encoded by the coding sequence ATGTCAGCCTCCCAAATTGACCGATCCCAATACCGTGTCTACTGTGCCGGACCGCTCTTCAATCAGTCTGAGCGGGACGAGATGCAGAAAATCGCCGATTGCCTGTGCGACGCCGGTTTTTCGGTATTCCTGCCACACCGTGATGGCATGGAATTTCGGTTGGTCGTGGAAGTTTTGACTGAACGTGGATTCGAACCGGCTCAGGCGGCGTTGTTCTTGCATGCCGCGATTTTCTCGCTGGATGTTTATCAGTTGTCCACCGAGTGTGACGCCATGGTTTGGAATCTCAATGGTCGAACGCCAGACGAGGGTGCGGTATCGGAAGCTGCATTGGCCTGGTCGCTCGGCAAACCGTTGGTGGCGTACACGGATGATGTTCGCAGCTTAATCGCAGGTCGATTCAATCCGTTGTTGGTTGGTTTGGTCGACTTTGTCACGCACGATTGTATTACAGATTTGCCCGATAAACTCACTCATGCCTGTGCCGAGAGTGCGGGGAGTTTGCGGGGGACACGTTCGTTGTCGCCGAAAATGCAGCAAACCATCGCGGATGGCCGGTGTCTCTGGCAAGCGATGCAATCGGCCGACGCTAGTGGTGACAACGAACTGATCGCGGATTGTGTCGCCGAACTGTTCGCCCCGGACGGCATCGAACCCAATGGTCGCTCGGAAGTCAGT